The genome window CGGGGAGACGGATATGGAACAACGGCTCACGCTGGTGACACTGGGCGTTGAGGATGTCGCCGCAACCAGGCGGTTCTTCGAGGACGGGCTTGGCTGGCGCGCCGCCGGATTCGACAGCGCCGAGATCGCGTTTTTCGACACGGGATCATGTGTGCTTGGCATTTTGGGGCGCGCGGCATTGGCAAAGGATGCCAGCGTCGAAGACGATGGCGGACAGTTCCCCGCCACATCAATCGCCTGGAATGGGCGCAGCGAAGCCGAAGTCGACGCCGCCTTTGCCCGCGCTGTTGCTGCGGGAGCCGAGGCGGTAAAGCCGCCCGAGGCCGTGTTCTGCGGCGGATACTCGGGCTATGTGCGCATTCCCGGCGGCCATTTGCTCGAACTGGCCTTCAATCCCGCCTGGCCGCTCGATGAAACCGGACGCATGCAGGTGCCGCTCCCGGCCGAATGATCTCCGTGACCGCCGGATGAATTGTGCATTGCACAAAAGCATTGACCTGAGCCGGCTATGGCTGTTTGCTCAGCAGGTGATCAAAAAATCGGCACCAACCCGAGTTCCGCTCATGTCGCAACCGCTCGCCAAGCCTGTTTCCGCTTTCGTCTTCGATGCCTATGGCACGCTCTTCGACGTGCATGCGGCGGTGCGTCGCCATGCCGGGGACCTCGGGCCGGACGCGCAACGCCTGTCGTCGGTGTGGCGCGACAAGCAACTGGAGTATTCCTGGACGCGGGCGCTGATGGACCGCTACCTCGATTTCTGGACGCTGACCGAACAGGCGCTCGACACGGCGATGGCGATCGTCGGCAAGAGCGACGCGGACTTGCGCAAGCGCCT of Stappia sp. ES.058 contains these proteins:
- a CDS encoding VOC family protein, encoding MEQRLTLVTLGVEDVAATRRFFEDGLGWRAAGFDSAEIAFFDTGSCVLGILGRAALAKDASVEDDGGQFPATSIAWNGRSEAEVDAAFARAVAAGAEAVKPPEAVFCGGYSGYVRIPGGHLLELAFNPAWPLDETGRMQVPLPAE